The candidate division KSB1 bacterium DNA segment CCTCATCAACGGCACCCAGGTGATGACCGCCATCCTGGCCTTGGCGACGGTGGAATTCGAGCAACTCCTCAAAGTGGCCGACATCGCTGCGGCCATTTCTGTGGAGGCGATGCTGGGCACTGCCACCGCCTTTGACGAGCGCATCCACAGAGCAAGGGGCCTGGCCGGGCAGATGACCTCCGCTGGCAACATTAGGCGCTTGCTGCAGGGCAGCCCCATTGTCGCCTCCCACCGCCAATGTCACAAGGTCCAGGACCAGTACAGCCTGCGCTGCGTGCCGCAGGTGCATGGGGCGGCGCGCGAGGCAGCCGGTTTCGTGCGCGATATCGTCAGCACGGAGCTCAACGCCGCAACCGACAACCCACTGGTCTTTGCGGAGGACGAGGCGGTGCTTTCCGGTGGCAATTTTCATGGACAGCCCATCGCGCTGGCTGCCGACACCCTGGCGATCGCTGCGGCGCAATTGGCCAACATCGCCGAACGCCGTACCCACGACCTCCTCGATCCTGCCGCTAGCGGTCTGCCTGCCTTCCTGGCTGCGCAACCGGGACTGAACTCTGGCTTGATGATTGCCCAGGTCACCGCTGCCAGCCTGGTCTCCGAAAACAAGGTGCTCGCCCACCCCGCGTCGGTGGATTCGATTCCCACCTCGGCAAACCAGGAGAACTTTGTGAGCATGGGCACCTGGGCGGCGCGTAAGGCTGCCGAGGTGGTGGGCAATTGTCGGCATGTGCTGGCCATCGAGCTTCTCTGCGGCTGCCAGGCCTTGGACCTTCGCCAGCCGTTGCAACCGGGACCAGGAACCGGTGCCGTGCATGCGGTGCTGCGGCAGCACGTGCCCACGCTGCGCGAGGATCGGCTGCTCCATCGCGACATCGAGACGGTGAAGGCGCTTATCGCCGATGGCAGCCTCGTGGCCGCCGCCGAGGCAGCGGTTGGACCACTGTGAAGATGACGCTCACTATGGAGAATTCTATGCCTGAGAAGATCCTCTATGAAGGCCTTACCTTTGATGATGTTCTCTTGATCCCCGCCCGCTCCGAGGTCCTGCCTCGCCAGGTGGACACCAGGACGCGTTTCTCCCGTCACCTGGAGCTCAACATCCCCTTAGTGAGTGCTGCCATGGATACCGTCACCGAAGGCAACATGGGGATCGCCATCGCGCGGGAGGGCGGCATCGGCATCATCCACAAGAACATGTCCATCGAAGATCAGGCGGCGGAGGTGGACAAGGTGAAACGCTACGAGAGCGGCATGATCCTCCACCCCATTACCTTAGCGCCGGATCGCAAGGTGTCCGAAGCGGTAGAGCTCATGCAACGGTTTCGCATCTCCGGTGTGCCGATAGTGGACGGCGAGCGGATAGTGGGCATCCTCACCAATCGCGAC contains these protein-coding regions:
- the hutH gene encoding histidine ammonia-lyase codes for the protein MTPVVELDGGSLTLEALWEVAHGRGSLALAPSAIARMDSSRRCIEAAIARHSVLYGVTTGFGKLSTVTIPVDEIERLQYNLLLSHATGTGDPLPAATVRAILALKANALAKGLSGCRREVAQTLIDMANRGVLPVIPEKGSVGASGDLAPLAHMALVLIGEGEAFYEGRRLPGGAAMAEAGIAPLRLAAKEGLALINGTQVMTAILALATVEFEQLLKVADIAAAISVEAMLGTATAFDERIHRARGLAGQMTSAGNIRRLLQGSPIVASHRQCHKVQDQYSLRCVPQVHGAAREAAGFVRDIVSTELNAATDNPLVFAEDEAVLSGGNFHGQPIALAADTLAIAAAQLANIAERRTHDLLDPAASGLPAFLAAQPGLNSGLMIAQVTAASLVSENKVLAHPASVDSIPTSANQENFVSMGTWAARKAAEVVGNCRHVLAIELLCGCQALDLRQPLQPGPGTGAVHAVLRQHVPTLREDRLLHRDIETVKALIADGSLVAAAEAAVGPL